Proteins from a single region of Synechococcus sp. WH 8109:
- a CDS encoding DNA polymerase III subunit alpha, with product MAFVPLHNHSDYSLLDGASQLPAMVERARQLGMPAIALTDHGVMYGAIELLKLCQGTDLKPIIGNEMYVINGSIDDPQPKKEKRYHLVVLAKNATGYRNLVKLTSISHLRGMRGRGIFSRACIDKELLKQHSEGLIIATACLGGEIAQAILRGRPDVARKVAAWYQEVFADDYYLEIQDHGSPEDRIVNVEVVKIAKELGIQIVATNDAHYLSKQDVEAHDALLCVLTGKLITDEKRLRYTGTEYIKTEEEMDLLFGDHLEPEVVQEAIANTVKVAEKVEPYDILGRYQMPRFPIPEAHTPVSYLREVTEQGLRDRLELSPEAPLPDDYAERMAHELKIMEQMGFPTYFLVVWDYIRFARERNIPVGPGRGSAAGSLVAYCLGITNIDPITNCLLFERFLNPERKSMPDIDTDFCIERRSEVIDYVTERYGEDKVAQIITFNRMTSKAVLKDVARVLDIPYGDADRLAKLIPVVRGKPAKLKAMIGEESPNPEFREKYEADPTVKRWVDMAMRIEGTNKTFGVHAAGVVIAADPLDELVPLQRNNDGQVITQYFMEDVESMGLLKMDFLGLKNLTMIEKTLELVEVSSGTRVDPDKLPPQDEETFALLARGDLEGIFQLESSGMRQIVRDLKPSSLEDISSILALYRPGPLDAGLIPKFINRKHGREAIDFAHAILEPILSETYGIMVYQEQIMRIAQDLAGYSLGQADLLRRAMGKKKVSEMQKHRGIFVKGAGERGVDEKVADELFDQMVLFAEYCFNKSHSTAYGAVTYQTAYLKAHYPVAYMAALLTVNAGAADKVQRYISNCNAMGIEVMPPDVNASLTDFTPNGDRILFGLSAVRNLGDGAIRQLIAARDSDGPFRSLADLCDRIPSSVLNRRGLESLIHCGALDAMDPQANRAQLMADLDLLLDWASSRAKDRDSGQGNLFDLMAPAADADGPADLSHAPKAAPVPDYPPTEKLRLEKDLVGFYLSDHPLKQLTPSSKLLAPIGLGSLEEQPDKAKVSAIAMVAEMRQVTTRKGDRMAILQLEDLTGSCEAVVFPKSYARLADHLMAESRLLVWAGVDRRDERVQLIIDDCRAVDELNLLLVQLPSDQASDIAIQHKLRECLNQHRPERDELGVKVPVVAEVCHGDSVRYVRLGSQFCVKDIDAAIASLRTQSFEARCSDRLVLS from the coding sequence ATGGCTTTTGTTCCTCTCCACAACCACAGCGACTACAGCCTTCTGGACGGTGCGTCGCAGTTGCCAGCCATGGTGGAGCGGGCAAGGCAGCTGGGCATGCCTGCCATCGCCCTGACTGATCACGGCGTGATGTACGGCGCGATTGAGCTGCTGAAGCTCTGTCAGGGCACAGATCTCAAGCCGATCATCGGCAATGAGATGTATGTGATCAATGGGTCCATTGACGATCCGCAACCCAAGAAAGAGAAGCGGTACCACCTGGTGGTGCTGGCGAAAAACGCGACCGGTTACCGCAATCTGGTGAAGCTCACCAGCATCAGCCACCTGCGGGGGATGCGAGGACGCGGGATCTTCTCCCGTGCCTGCATCGACAAGGAACTGCTGAAGCAACACAGCGAAGGCTTGATCATCGCCACAGCCTGTCTCGGTGGTGAGATCGCCCAGGCGATTCTGCGTGGGCGCCCCGATGTGGCCCGCAAGGTGGCGGCTTGGTATCAGGAGGTTTTCGCCGACGACTACTACCTCGAGATCCAGGATCACGGATCCCCGGAAGATCGGATCGTCAACGTTGAAGTCGTCAAAATTGCCAAGGAGCTCGGCATCCAGATCGTTGCCACCAACGATGCCCACTACCTGAGCAAGCAGGACGTTGAAGCCCACGATGCCTTGCTCTGCGTGCTCACCGGCAAGCTGATCACCGATGAGAAGCGACTGCGTTACACCGGAACCGAATACATCAAGACCGAAGAGGAGATGGACCTTCTCTTCGGGGATCACCTCGAGCCTGAGGTGGTTCAGGAAGCGATCGCCAACACCGTCAAGGTGGCCGAGAAGGTGGAGCCTTACGACATTCTTGGGCGCTATCAAATGCCCCGCTTCCCCATTCCCGAGGCCCATACACCCGTCAGCTACCTGAGGGAAGTGACGGAGCAGGGATTACGGGATCGGCTCGAGCTCAGCCCTGAGGCCCCGTTGCCCGACGACTACGCCGAGCGCATGGCCCATGAGCTCAAGATCATGGAGCAGATGGGATTCCCCACCTACTTTCTTGTGGTCTGGGATTACATCCGTTTTGCCCGGGAAAGGAACATTCCCGTCGGTCCGGGCCGTGGCTCCGCCGCTGGGTCGCTCGTCGCGTACTGCCTGGGGATCACCAACATTGATCCAATTACGAACTGCCTCCTGTTCGAGCGCTTCCTCAATCCGGAACGCAAGTCGATGCCTGATATCGACACCGACTTCTGCATCGAGCGTCGTAGTGAGGTAATCGACTACGTCACCGAGCGCTACGGCGAGGACAAAGTGGCGCAAATCATCACCTTCAACCGGATGACCTCCAAGGCGGTTTTGAAGGATGTGGCTCGGGTGCTCGACATTCCCTACGGGGATGCCGACCGTCTGGCGAAGCTGATCCCGGTGGTTCGCGGCAAGCCCGCCAAGCTCAAGGCGATGATCGGCGAGGAATCACCCAACCCCGAGTTCCGCGAGAAGTACGAGGCTGATCCAACTGTGAAGCGTTGGGTTGACATGGCGATGCGGATTGAAGGCACCAACAAAACCTTCGGTGTTCACGCAGCTGGTGTGGTCATCGCCGCTGACCCCCTCGACGAACTAGTGCCGTTGCAGCGCAACAACGATGGTCAGGTGATCACGCAGTACTTCATGGAAGACGTGGAATCCATGGGTCTGTTGAAGATGGATTTCCTGGGGTTGAAGAACCTCACGATGATCGAAAAGACCCTCGAGTTGGTGGAGGTGAGCAGTGGCACCCGTGTTGACCCCGACAAATTGCCGCCCCAGGACGAAGAGACCTTTGCCCTTCTGGCGAGAGGTGATCTGGAGGGGATCTTCCAGTTGGAATCCAGCGGAATGCGGCAGATCGTCCGTGATCTCAAGCCGTCATCGCTGGAAGACATCTCCTCGATCCTTGCCCTCTATAGACCGGGGCCTCTCGATGCTGGCCTGATTCCCAAATTCATCAACCGCAAGCACGGCCGGGAGGCGATCGACTTCGCCCACGCGATTCTTGAGCCGATCCTGTCTGAGACCTACGGGATCATGGTGTACCAGGAACAGATCATGCGGATCGCGCAGGATCTGGCCGGTTACTCCCTGGGTCAGGCCGATCTGCTCCGGCGGGCGATGGGCAAGAAAAAAGTGTCCGAGATGCAGAAGCACCGCGGCATTTTCGTTAAGGGGGCTGGAGAGCGGGGCGTTGATGAAAAGGTCGCCGACGAACTGTTCGATCAGATGGTGCTCTTCGCTGAATACTGCTTCAACAAGAGCCATTCCACGGCATATGGCGCCGTCACTTACCAGACGGCCTACCTGAAAGCGCATTACCCGGTCGCCTACATGGCGGCACTGCTCACGGTGAATGCCGGAGCTGCCGACAAAGTGCAGCGCTACATCTCCAATTGCAATGCGATGGGGATTGAGGTCATGCCCCCGGATGTGAATGCCTCGCTCACCGATTTCACCCCCAACGGCGATCGGATCCTGTTCGGCCTCTCCGCCGTTCGAAACCTTGGTGATGGTGCGATCCGTCAATTGATCGCTGCCCGCGATAGCGATGGGCCTTTCCGTTCACTGGCGGATCTGTGTGACCGGATCCCATCCTCGGTGCTCAACCGCCGTGGTCTGGAGTCGTTGATTCACTGCGGTGCCCTGGATGCCATGGATCCGCAGGCCAACCGTGCTCAGTTGATGGCTGATCTTGATCTGCTGCTCGACTGGGCCTCCTCACGGGCCAAAGATCGAGACAGCGGCCAGGGCAACCTCTTTGATCTAATGGCTCCTGCCGCCGATGCCGATGGGCCGGCGGATCTCAGCCATGCACCCAAGGCGGCGCCGGTGCCGGACTATCCCCCAACCGAAAAGCTTCGTCTCGAAAAAGATCTGGTGGGCTTCTACCTCTCCGATCACCCACTCAAACAGCTGACACCCTCGTCGAAGTTGCTGGCGCCCATTGGTCTGGGCTCCCTGGAGGAACAGCCAGACAAAGCCAAGGTGAGTGCCATTGCGATGGTGGCTGAAATGCGCCAGGTCACCACCCGTAAAGGCGATCGCATGGCGATCCTGCAGCTCGAGGATCTCACCGGAAGTTGCGAAGCCGTGGTGTTCCCCAAGAGCTACGCGCGCCTTGCAGACCACCTGATGGCTGAATCCCGCCTCTTGGTTTGGGCTGGGGTCGATCGGCGTGACGAGCGCGTGCAGCTGATCATTGACGACTGCCGTGCCGTCGATGAGCTCAATCTGCTGCTGGTTCAGCTCCCCTCCGATCAGGCCAGCGACATCGCCATTCAGCACAAGCTGCGGGAATGCCTGAACCAACACCGCCCCGAGCGGGATGAGCTGGGCGTGAAGGTGCCTGTGGTCGCCGAGGTGTGCCATGGCGACAGTGTTCGCTATGTGCGACTTGGTTCCCAGTTCTGCGTCAAAGACATTGATGCAGCGATCGCGTCACTGCGAACCCAATCCTTTGAAGCCCGTTGCAGCGACCGTCTGGTTCTCTCCTGA
- the rlmB gene encoding 23S rRNA (guanosine(2251)-2'-O)-methyltransferase RlmB, whose protein sequence is MSPRFERRSSGPSRDGRSGPGGGGGGRPPVGGRSGNARPMPGNRRSDGGRSPYSKPGRDGGGYRERRAPRDGELDQSRGGGRPGYRFKERSGDRFGDRAGDRFKERSGDRFGDRAGDRFKERSGDRFGDRAGDRSVERFDDRPKERFGNRSRSFDRDQNAPRSGSQNERSGPGRFRDRNDRFGDRRRSGDERRQPSQRPRSRFDEARPQRPDAAPEAAAATPPADDLIWGRHATQAALEAGRPIHRIWCTAEMRSASKFLQLLRDAKASGVLVEEVTWARLGQITGGSVHQGIALQTAAAETLDLDSLIEGCSDLGEPPLLVALDGVTDPHNLGAVVRSAEAMGAHGVVIPQRRSAGLTGSAAKVAAGALEHLPVARVVNLNRSLEKLKDAGYRVVGLAAEGDVTLTDVDLSGPMVLVTGSEDQGLSLMTRRHCDQLVRIPLRGITPSLNASVATALCVYEVARRNWMKDIHGQAPSPPIRRPKLVGAESPVEAIEASETAVLSKQPVVAIQTAPPEHPEAPVKKAPEQLIDLDLDPSQPDAVLPFDQNIQLSP, encoded by the coding sequence ATGAGCCCTCGCTTTGAACGCCGCTCCAGCGGTCCATCCCGCGATGGCCGTTCGGGGCCAGGAGGAGGTGGGGGCGGTCGACCACCAGTAGGGGGCCGTTCCGGCAACGCTCGCCCCATGCCAGGCAACCGCCGTTCCGACGGGGGTCGTTCCCCCTATTCCAAGCCCGGGCGTGATGGCGGCGGTTATCGCGAACGACGCGCTCCACGGGATGGAGAGTTGGACCAGTCGCGAGGTGGTGGTCGACCCGGTTATCGGTTCAAGGAGCGGTCTGGGGATCGTTTCGGTGATCGCGCCGGTGATCGGTTCAAGGAGCGGTCTGGGGATCGTTTCGGTGATCGCGCCGGTGATCGGTTCAAGGAGCGGTCTGGGGATCGTTTCGGTGATCGCGCCGGTGATCGATCAGTAGAACGTTTTGATGATCGTCCGAAAGAGCGGTTCGGCAACCGCTCCCGATCCTTCGACCGAGATCAGAACGCTCCCCGCTCGGGCTCTCAAAACGAACGTTCAGGGCCTGGACGTTTTCGCGATCGCAACGATCGGTTCGGCGACCGCCGTCGCTCCGGGGATGAACGGCGCCAACCTTCCCAGCGCCCCAGATCCCGCTTCGACGAGGCTCGTCCTCAGCGGCCGGATGCAGCACCGGAGGCTGCAGCGGCCACCCCGCCAGCGGACGATCTGATTTGGGGGCGTCATGCCACCCAGGCCGCGTTGGAGGCCGGACGCCCCATCCATCGCATCTGGTGCACTGCGGAGATGCGCAGTGCCTCCAAATTCCTCCAGCTCCTGCGCGATGCCAAGGCCTCGGGCGTTCTCGTGGAAGAGGTGACCTGGGCCCGGTTGGGACAGATCACAGGTGGGTCTGTTCACCAGGGCATCGCCCTGCAGACGGCGGCGGCGGAAACTCTTGATCTCGACAGCCTCATCGAGGGCTGCTCGGATCTGGGGGAACCTCCCTTGCTGGTGGCCCTAGACGGTGTCACCGACCCGCATAACCTTGGGGCGGTTGTTCGCTCCGCTGAGGCCATGGGAGCCCATGGTGTGGTGATCCCTCAGCGCCGTAGTGCTGGCTTGACCGGTTCCGCCGCCAAGGTGGCCGCCGGAGCCCTGGAACACCTGCCAGTGGCACGCGTGGTCAATCTCAATCGGTCCCTGGAAAAGCTCAAAGACGCCGGCTACAGGGTGGTGGGCCTTGCCGCTGAAGGAGATGTGACCCTCACCGATGTCGACCTGAGTGGGCCGATGGTGCTGGTCACCGGATCCGAAGACCAGGGCTTGTCGCTGATGACCCGGCGCCATTGCGACCAGTTGGTTCGCATCCCGCTGCGGGGCATCACACCGAGCCTCAATGCTTCCGTCGCCACAGCCCTTTGCGTCTATGAAGTGGCACGGCGCAACTGGATGAAGGACATTCACGGTCAGGCGCCGTCGCCGCCGATTCGGAGGCCCAAACTTGTGGGTGCTGAATCGCCTGTTGAGGCAATTGAGGCGTCTGAGACGGCTGTTTTGTCTAAACAACCTGTTGTGGCTATACAAACTGCTCCGCCCGAACATCCTGAAGCTCCTGTGAAGAAGGCCCCGGAGCAGCTGATTGACCTGGATCTGGATCCATCTCAGCCGGATGCTGTCTTGCCGTTCGATCAGAACATCCAGCTATCTCCCTGA
- a CDS encoding PAM68 family protein, with translation MPEQRNALPFEPKGSGKGSKPASGTPRQEAIPRYVADRMARRVAVFTGLPSLAGMGVFVGSYFVVTRGIADIAPGLTLTGSGLFFLLGLVGLSIGVLTASWDPEPGSLLGFENFKPNIQRMKESIRAQKEQQKQSKS, from the coding sequence ATGCCTGAGCAACGCAACGCCCTCCCCTTTGAGCCGAAAGGGTCTGGGAAGGGAAGCAAGCCTGCTTCAGGGACCCCTCGGCAGGAAGCCATTCCTCGCTACGTGGCCGATCGAATGGCGCGCCGGGTTGCTGTTTTCACAGGACTCCCGTCCCTAGCTGGGATGGGAGTTTTTGTTGGGAGTTATTTCGTTGTCACCCGTGGCATCGCCGATATCGCTCCAGGACTCACGCTGACGGGCTCCGGCCTGTTTTTCCTCCTTGGTCTGGTGGGCCTCAGCATTGGCGTGTTGACCGCCAGCTGGGATCCCGAACCGGGTTCTCTGCTCGGCTTCGAGAACTTCAAGCCGAACATTCAGCGGATGAAGGAGTCGATCCGGGCCCAAAAGGAGCAGCAAAAGCAATCGAAGTCCTGA
- the trpD gene encoding anthranilate phosphoribosyltransferase yields MSSDPRSWSGCLDHLLQGNNLSSDEATALMRAWLAEELEPVQTGAFLAGLRAKGMVADELAAMAAVLREACPLPCDRPDLAMVDTCGTGGDGADTFNISTAVAFTAAACGVNVAKHGNRSASGKVGSADVLEGLGLNLKAPLKKVVEALPGTGVTFLFAPAWHPSLVNLAPLRRTLGVRTVFNLLGPLVNPLQPQAQVLGVARSELLDPMAGALQHLGLSRAVVVHGAGSLDEASLAGPNALRLIESGSITTKEVSPEDLGLTRAGLDLLRGGDCAVNQQILQNVLQGQGSLAQTEVVAFNTALVLWAAGLQSDLSAAVAQALAVLIEGRAWDKLVALRDALSDGDGE; encoded by the coding sequence ATGTCTTCAGACCCGCGTTCCTGGTCCGGTTGCTTGGACCATCTGCTGCAGGGCAACAACCTCAGCTCCGATGAAGCCACTGCCCTGATGCGTGCCTGGCTGGCTGAAGAGCTCGAGCCGGTGCAGACCGGGGCGTTCCTGGCTGGACTGAGGGCCAAAGGGATGGTGGCAGATGAGCTTGCGGCCATGGCGGCTGTCCTGCGCGAGGCCTGCCCCCTTCCCTGCGACCGACCCGATCTGGCCATGGTCGACACCTGTGGCACCGGTGGTGACGGTGCCGACACCTTCAACATCTCCACGGCGGTCGCCTTCACCGCGGCGGCTTGCGGGGTCAATGTGGCTAAGCACGGCAACCGCAGCGCCAGCGGCAAAGTGGGTTCAGCTGATGTGCTCGAGGGGCTCGGTCTCAACCTCAAGGCACCGTTGAAGAAGGTTGTGGAGGCGTTGCCGGGAACCGGCGTCACCTTCCTGTTTGCTCCCGCCTGGCATCCATCTCTTGTGAATCTGGCGCCGCTGCGACGCACCCTGGGGGTCCGCACGGTGTTCAACCTTTTGGGGCCCCTGGTCAATCCGCTGCAGCCCCAGGCGCAGGTTCTTGGCGTAGCGCGTTCGGAACTTCTCGACCCCATGGCGGGCGCTCTGCAGCACTTGGGCTTGAGCCGTGCCGTTGTGGTTCATGGAGCTGGAAGCCTCGATGAGGCGTCCTTGGCGGGTCCCAATGCCTTGCGTTTGATCGAATCCGGGAGCATCACCACAAAGGAGGTCTCCCCTGAAGATCTGGGCCTGACCCGTGCTGGTCTCGATCTGCTGCGCGGTGGTGACTGCGCGGTGAACCAGCAGATCCTTCAGAACGTTCTGCAGGGACAGGGATCGCTGGCGCAGACGGAGGTTGTGGCCTTCAACACAGCGCTGGTGCTATGGGCTGCCGGTCTTCAAAGTGATCTGTCGGCTGCTGTCGCTCAGGCTCTGGCTGTTCTGATCGAGGGAAGGGCCTGGGACAAGCTTGTGGCTCTGCGGGATGCTCTGTCCGACGGAGATGGAGAATGA
- a CDS encoding Mini-ribonuclease 3, whose protein sequence is MSDWIRSQSPSDINEQLGPLQLAWIGDAVWELHQRLRHGSRPGRSGDLHRAVVADVRADAQSRLLSWLEERELLCSEELDLVRRGRNSAGRGPRRADAAVYGRATGFETMVGWLFLNNPARLAELFDHLEQAGSHP, encoded by the coding sequence TTGAGCGATTGGATCAGAAGCCAGTCTCCCAGCGACATCAACGAACAGCTGGGACCATTGCAACTCGCTTGGATTGGCGATGCCGTGTGGGAGTTGCATCAACGGCTCCGCCATGGATCGAGGCCAGGACGTTCTGGCGACCTGCATCGTGCTGTCGTGGCTGATGTTCGTGCTGACGCCCAGTCCCGCTTGCTGAGCTGGCTTGAAGAACGCGAGCTCCTCTGTTCAGAAGAACTCGATCTGGTGCGCCGGGGTCGCAACAGTGCCGGGCGTGGGCCACGGCGTGCAGACGCTGCGGTTTATGGAAGGGCCACAGGGTTTGAGACAATGGTGGGCTGGCTGTTTCTGAACAATCCAGCCCGGCTTGCGGAGCTCTTCGATCACTTGGAGCAAGCCGGATCCCACCCATAA
- the gatA gene encoding Asp-tRNA(Asn)/Glu-tRNA(Gln) amidotransferase subunit GatA, which produces MDRRDMTISAWRQQLQSGEVSSRELIDQHLKRLDSSEPSLNAFVEVTADQARAEASRIDEARAAGETLGPLAGLPLAIKDNLCTKGVRTTCSSRMLEQFVPPYESTVTERLWRAGGVLVGKTNLDEFAMGGSTETSAFGATQNPWNTAHVPGGSSGGSAAAVAAGSCVASLGSDTGGSIRQPASFCGVVGLKPTYGRVSRWGLVAFASSLDQVGPFAGSVADVAELLQVIAGSDPRDSTCLDAAVPDFSAGLNQSIKGLKVGVIKECFDAEGLDPEVKASVQASAAQLEVLGAELVEVSCPRFNDGIATYYVIAPSEASANLARYDGVKYGFRAEDTESLAAMTARSRAEGFGAEVQRRILIGTYALSAGYVDAYYKKAQQVRTLIRRDFDAAFQSVDVLLTPTAPSTAFKAGAHADDPLAMYLADLLTIPVNLAGLPAISVPCGFSAAGLPIGMQLIGNVLDEPRLLQVAHQYEQAAQVFASRPEAPLVP; this is translated from the coding sequence ATGGATCGCAGGGACATGACGATCAGCGCGTGGCGTCAGCAACTGCAGAGCGGCGAGGTTTCCTCCCGCGAGCTCATTGATCAGCACCTCAAGCGGCTCGATAGTTCTGAGCCTTCGCTGAACGCTTTTGTTGAAGTCACGGCCGATCAGGCCCGTGCTGAGGCGTCCCGCATCGATGAAGCCCGGGCCGCCGGAGAGACGCTTGGCCCCTTGGCGGGATTGCCACTGGCGATTAAGGACAACCTCTGCACCAAAGGTGTTCGCACCACCTGTTCCAGCCGGATGCTCGAGCAGTTCGTGCCGCCTTACGAATCCACGGTCACCGAGCGGCTCTGGCGGGCCGGAGGTGTGTTGGTGGGTAAGACAAATCTGGATGAGTTCGCCATGGGTGGCTCTACCGAAACGTCCGCGTTCGGTGCCACACAGAACCCCTGGAACACCGCCCATGTGCCGGGTGGAAGCTCCGGTGGCAGTGCAGCGGCCGTCGCCGCCGGCAGTTGCGTCGCTTCGCTTGGTTCCGACACCGGTGGCTCCATCCGCCAACCGGCTTCGTTCTGTGGTGTGGTCGGCCTTAAGCCCACCTACGGCCGCGTCAGCCGTTGGGGCCTGGTGGCCTTCGCCAGCTCTCTGGATCAGGTGGGACCCTTCGCTGGCAGCGTTGCTGATGTGGCCGAACTGCTCCAGGTGATCGCCGGGTCCGACCCCCGCGATTCCACCTGCCTTGATGCAGCGGTTCCCGATTTCAGCGCCGGCCTCAACCAGTCCATCAAGGGGCTAAAGGTGGGAGTGATCAAGGAATGCTTCGATGCCGAAGGCCTTGATCCTGAGGTGAAGGCATCGGTGCAGGCCTCTGCTGCCCAGCTGGAGGTTCTTGGTGCTGAACTGGTGGAGGTGAGCTGCCCCCGGTTCAACGACGGCATCGCCACTTACTACGTGATCGCACCATCGGAGGCGTCGGCCAACCTGGCGCGATACGACGGTGTCAAATATGGCTTCCGTGCCGAAGACACCGAGAGCCTTGCCGCGATGACGGCTCGAAGCCGTGCTGAAGGATTTGGCGCTGAGGTGCAACGGCGAATCCTGATCGGTACCTACGCCCTGTCCGCCGGATACGTCGATGCCTACTACAAAAAGGCGCAGCAGGTTCGCACCCTTATCCGGCGGGACTTTGATGCGGCCTTCCAGAGTGTGGATGTGCTGCTTACGCCAACAGCGCCGTCCACGGCCTTCAAGGCTGGCGCCCACGCCGACGACCCTCTGGCGATGTATTTGGCTGACCTGCTGACGATTCCGGTAAATCTGGCTGGACTCCCGGCCATCAGTGTTCCCTGTGGATTCAGCGCGGCGGGTCTGCCGATTGGGATGCAATTGATCGGCAATGTGTTGGATGAACCGCGTCTGCTTCAGGTGGCTCACCAATATGAGCAGGCTGCGCAGGTGTTTGCGTCACGACCGGAAGCCCCGCTGGTGCCCTGA
- the carA gene encoding glutamine-hydrolyzing carbamoyl-phosphate synthase small subunit produces the protein MTCGGPSMPDSPSDKAYLVLADGTVLTGVGFGHRGTTIGEVVFNTGMTGYQEVLTDPSYAGQLVSFTYPELGNTGVNADDQEADRPHARGVIARQLAPVPSNWRCEQSLESWMQTHQLVGISGVDTRALVRHLREVGAMNGVISSDGQTPAQLLELLKQAPSMQGLNLADRVTTREPYQWNQACSVGFDQRLQRRRDAPFRVVAIDFGIKRAILDRLVAHGCDVTVLPADTDLDTVRSHRPDGVFLSNGPGDPAAVTHGIALAKLLLEESDLPLFGICLGHQILGLALGGETFKLSYGHRGLNHPCGTTGRVEITSQNHGFALSADSLDSDVIDVTHFNLNDRTVAAIAHRQKPVFGVQYHPEASPGPHDADHHFARFVTLMADRH, from the coding sequence ATGACCTGCGGCGGCCCTTCGATGCCCGATTCCCCATCAGACAAGGCTTATCTCGTCCTTGCCGATGGCACGGTTCTCACCGGTGTCGGCTTCGGCCATCGCGGCACCACCATCGGTGAGGTGGTCTTCAACACAGGCATGACCGGTTATCAGGAGGTGTTGACAGACCCCTCCTATGCCGGGCAGCTGGTGAGCTTCACCTATCCCGAACTCGGCAACACCGGGGTGAATGCTGACGATCAAGAAGCTGATCGCCCCCACGCCCGTGGCGTGATTGCCCGCCAGCTGGCCCCAGTTCCCAGCAACTGGCGCTGTGAGCAGTCTCTTGAGAGCTGGATGCAAACCCACCAGCTGGTGGGCATCAGCGGTGTGGACACCCGTGCCCTGGTGCGTCACCTGCGTGAGGTGGGGGCCATGAATGGCGTGATCAGCAGTGACGGTCAGACCCCGGCGCAGTTGCTGGAGCTCCTGAAGCAGGCCCCGTCGATGCAGGGGCTGAACCTGGCGGACCGCGTCACTACCCGTGAGCCCTACCAGTGGAATCAGGCCTGCAGTGTTGGCTTCGATCAACGTTTGCAGCGCCGCAGGGACGCGCCCTTCCGTGTTGTCGCCATCGATTTCGGCATCAAGCGCGCCATCCTCGATCGATTGGTCGCCCATGGCTGTGACGTCACGGTTCTGCCGGCAGACACGGATCTGGATACGGTTCGTTCCCATCGCCCGGATGGCGTCTTTCTGTCCAACGGCCCTGGCGACCCGGCAGCGGTGACCCATGGGATTGCCCTGGCCAAGCTGTTGCTGGAGGAATCCGATCTACCCCTGTTCGGCATCTGTCTGGGTCATCAGATCCTTGGTCTGGCCCTGGGCGGAGAGACGTTCAAGCTGTCCTATGGCCACCGCGGCTTGAACCATCCCTGTGGCACCACTGGCCGGGTTGAAATCACCAGTCAGAACCATGGCTTTGCCCTCTCCGCTGATTCTCTGGATTCAGACGTCATTGACGTCACCCATTTCAATCTGAACGACCGCACCGTGGCAGCGATCGCCCACCGTCAGAAGCCGGTGTTCGGAGTGCAGTACCACCCGGAAGCGAGTCCGGGCCCCCACGACGCCGACCATCATTTCGCCCGCTTTGTGACGCTGATGGCCGATCGCCATTGA
- a CDS encoding DUF1816 domain-containing protein — MSPLIRPLRSLANGFGLAWWARVQTSGPDVTYWFGPFITRKGLESELSSFLDDVKSEQPQSISHSLLRTRRSEPLTISAEG; from the coding sequence ATGAGTCCCCTGATTCGGCCGCTGCGCAGCCTTGCCAATGGCTTTGGACTCGCTTGGTGGGCTCGTGTTCAGACTTCAGGCCCTGATGTGACCTACTGGTTCGGTCCCTTCATCACCCGCAAGGGGCTGGAGAGCGAGCTCAGTTCCTTCCTGGACGACGTCAAGTCGGAGCAACCCCAGTCGATCAGCCATTCCCTACTGCGGACCCGGCGTTCCGAGCCCCTCACCATTTCAGCTGAGGGCTGA
- a CDS encoding STAS domain-containing protein, which produces MMPGGLDPISELQRLTVSLRGGFEQKDGCLVFHFTGQLDAYSEKQFMEYVGDVLKANKLPSVLDLSKIDFLDSSGLGALVQLAKQCTDAKRSFVLVGNTRVTQTIKLVRLEEFLHLAEDLPTALNQLAA; this is translated from the coding sequence ATGATGCCTGGGGGGCTTGATCCCATCAGCGAACTGCAGCGACTGACCGTCTCTCTCCGGGGCGGATTTGAACAGAAAGACGGCTGTTTGGTGTTTCATTTCACCGGTCAGCTGGATGCGTACTCCGAGAAGCAGTTCATGGAGTATGTGGGTGATGTTTTGAAGGCCAACAAGCTTCCGTCTGTTCTCGATCTCAGCAAGATCGATTTCCTCGATTCATCCGGCCTTGGGGCATTGGTTCAGCTGGCAAAGCAATGCACGGATGCCAAGCGGTCGTTTGTGCTGGTGGGGAACACGAGGGTGACGCAGACGATCAAGTTGGTGCGTCTTGAGGAGTTCCTTCATCTGGCGGAGGATCTGCCCACAGCCCTAAACCAGTTGGCCGCTTGA